In Paenibacillus sp. FSL M7-0420, a single genomic region encodes these proteins:
- a CDS encoding S-layer homology domain-containing protein, producing MKKLWRGLTAGVLGISMLLGSLGSVSAAPAPKDIQGHWAQKQLQSWLDKGYLGGYPDGTVKPNKAITRGEYVALINRLFGFTEAATLNFTDVKKSNWVYSEVAKAVKAGYIGGYENNTFRANNPLTRQEAAVIAAKLLKLSTSSTPLKFKDNAQIAAWAKVAVASAAEKKIINGYPDGTFGPKKSLTRAEAVGIISNSVVHKPATGGVTPTPAPTATPAPSATPVPSTSPTATPAPGGGSGGGTGGGGGGGGGSVTLPSVSNVTYGHVGSVTADVYVTPSVTGAVYYVVAPYSMNVTAPTAAQVKDGLINATTAGVHFGQVAATGSTSVAFSVYGLTANTDYTVYVALADASGNWSGVTPLQLKTAAGSNWSVSQVGITNVTTVSAEVYAAYGQTGTPVTPLKYVVVKATEADPTALQISQGLNSAGAHLTTPWAGTLTGNPVVKHSINLTGLTANTAYKVFFITDSNGTLSPVEILRIHTK from the coding sequence ATGAAGAAATTGTGGCGTGGCCTTACGGCCGGAGTACTTGGTATTTCAATGCTGCTTGGATCACTGGGAAGTGTGTCCGCAGCGCCTGCACCTAAGGATATTCAAGGACACTGGGCGCAGAAGCAACTGCAGAGCTGGCTGGATAAAGGATACCTGGGTGGTTATCCTGACGGAACGGTTAAGCCGAATAAGGCAATTACCCGTGGTGAATATGTGGCACTGATAAATCGTCTGTTCGGGTTCACCGAAGCAGCTACTCTTAACTTCACGGATGTGAAGAAATCCAATTGGGTCTACAGTGAAGTGGCTAAAGCTGTGAAGGCCGGTTATATTGGCGGGTATGAGAATAATACCTTCCGGGCCAACAACCCGCTCACCCGGCAGGAAGCAGCAGTTATTGCTGCCAAGCTGCTTAAGCTGAGTACAAGCTCTACTCCGCTTAAGTTCAAGGATAATGCTCAGATCGCGGCATGGGCCAAGGTGGCCGTAGCCTCAGCGGCTGAGAAGAAGATCATTAACGGTTATCCTGACGGAACCTTCGGTCCGAAGAAATCCCTTACCCGTGCCGAAGCGGTGGGAATTATAAGCAACTCAGTTGTGCATAAGCCGGCTACAGGCGGAGTAACGCCTACACCAGCACCGACAGCAACACCGGCTCCTTCTGCAACACCTGTGCCAAGCACCAGCCCAACAGCTACTCCAGCTCCTGGCGGCGGTAGTGGTGGCGGCACTGGCGGCGGCGGTGGTGGTGGAGGCGGTAGCGTTACCTTGCCGTCTGTAAGCAACGTGACTTACGGCCATGTAGGTTCTGTTACCGCTGATGTATATGTTACGCCTTCTGTAACAGGAGCCGTGTATTATGTAGTTGCTCCATACAGCATGAACGTAACCGCACCAACTGCAGCACAAGTGAAAGACGGACTGATTAATGCTACAACAGCAGGCGTTCATTTCGGCCAAGTTGCGGCTACTGGCAGCACATCCGTTGCTTTCTCTGTGTATGGTCTGACAGCAAATACGGATTATACCGTATACGTTGCCCTGGCTGATGCTTCAGGTAATTGGTCCGGCGTAACACCGCTTCAATTGAAAACAGCAGCAGGCAGCAACTGGTCAGTTTCTCAAGTTGGAATCACGAACGTAACAACAGTATCTGCGGAAGTATACGCTGCTTACGGGCAGACGGGTACACCGGTAACTCCTCTGAAATATGTGGTGGTTAAGGCAACGGAAGCTGATCCAACTGCATTACAGATATCCCAAGGATTGAACAGTGCAGGTGCTCATTTAACAACACCTTGGGCTGGTACTCTTACAGGTAATCCAGTTGTGAAACACAGCATTAACCTGACTGGACTCACTGCCAATACAGCGTATAAAGTCTTCTTTATCACTGATTCTAATGGCACCTTGTCACCTGTAGAGATTCTGCGGATTCACACGAAATAA
- a CDS encoding cold shock domain-containing protein — translation MEGKVKWFNAEKGYGFIETSDGGDVFVHFSAIQTDGFKTLDEGQSVEFDIVEGARGPQAANVIKL, via the coding sequence ATGGAAGGTAAAGTTAAATGGTTTAACGCAGAAAAAGGTTATGGTTTTATCGAAACTTCCGATGGTGGCGACGTATTCGTACACTTCTCCGCGATTCAAACTGACGGTTTCAAGACTTTGGATGAAGGCCAATCCGTAGAGTTCGATATCGTTGAAGGCGCACGCGGACCACAAGCAGCTAACGTCATCAAATTATAA
- a CDS encoding YitT family protein, with amino-acid sequence MQKINSRNKPPLIPLNGPLRHTVDIALILIGSLITGLAFNLFFLPNRIASGGVSGLSVLAEAWFGAEPAFTQWALNIPLFILGVIFLGKQYGIRSLLGSFVLPLFIFLTKDGPVPTTNPLLASIYGGIGVGLGLGLVFRGRGSTGGLTIAAQIIQKLTGFSFSLSVVLLDGTVITLAAFVLGMEQAMYALIGLFVTGRVINALEVGFSTTKVAYIISDHTEDISQAILNDLDRGLTKLNAQGGYTGDNRTVLMVVVGQNEITRLKAIVRSVDPAAFVIITEAHEVLGEGFKREA; translated from the coding sequence ATGCAAAAAATCAATTCACGCAACAAACCTCCGCTCATTCCCTTGAACGGGCCGCTGCGCCATACCGTGGATATTGCGCTAATTCTGATCGGCTCGCTGATTACGGGACTGGCGTTCAACCTGTTCTTCCTCCCGAACCGGATTGCATCCGGCGGGGTGTCGGGGCTGTCGGTATTGGCCGAGGCCTGGTTTGGGGCAGAGCCTGCTTTTACCCAGTGGGCGCTGAATATTCCACTCTTCATTCTCGGCGTGATCTTCCTCGGCAAACAGTATGGCATCCGCTCTCTGCTGGGCAGCTTTGTGCTGCCGCTGTTTATCTTCCTGACGAAGGACGGGCCGGTACCGACCACGAATCCGCTCCTGGCCTCTATCTATGGAGGAATTGGTGTGGGTCTCGGCCTGGGCCTCGTCTTCCGGGGGCGCGGCTCAACAGGCGGACTGACGATTGCGGCTCAGATTATTCAAAAGCTTACCGGCTTCAGCTTCTCGCTGTCCGTCGTGCTGCTGGATGGTACGGTGATTACCTTGGCGGCTTTTGTACTGGGGATGGAGCAGGCGATGTATGCACTGATCGGGCTGTTCGTCACGGGCAGGGTGATCAACGCGCTGGAGGTGGGCTTCAGCACCACGAAGGTGGCGTATATCATCTCGGATCACACCGAGGACATCTCGCAGGCGATTCTGAATGATCTGGACCGCGGGCTGACCAAACTGAATGCGCAAGGCGGCTATACCGGGGACAATCGTACGGTGTTGATGGTTGTGGTAGGCCAGAATGAAATTACGAGGCTGAAGGCGATCGTCCGCTCGGTGGACCCGGCTGCATTTGTAATTATTACCGAGGCCCATGAAGTGCTGGGTGAAGGGTTTAAAAGAGAAGCGTAG
- the prfB gene encoding peptide chain release factor 2 (programmed frameshift), which produces MIDPNVKQDLREMGKKLTNLRGSLDLDLKLEMIANFEEKMAAPGFWDEPDQAQSVIGEMNAVKSVVDQFEKLQQDYDDAAMMAELADEEGDDALAEETAGTIRSISARVDEFELQLLLNQPYDKLNAILELHPGAGGTESQDWGQMLLRMYTRWAEKRGFKVDVLDYLPGDEAGIKSVTLLIKGHNVYGYLKAEKGVHRLVRISPFDSSGRRHTSFVSCDVVPEIADDVEVDIRTEDLKIDTYRASGAGGQHINTTDSAVRITHIPTGVVVTCQNERSQIKNREQAMKMLRSKLYERKIQEQQAHLDEIRGEQSDIAWGSQIRSYVFHPYSMVKDHRTSVETGNVGAVMDGDLDGFIDGYLRSQIKTEAE; this is translated from the exons ATGATCGATCCTAATGTGAAGCAGGACCTGCGTGAAATGGGCAAGAAATTAACCAACCTTAGGGGGTCACTT GACTTAGACCTGAAGCTGGAGATGATAGCGAACTTCGAAGAGAAGATGGCGGCTCCCGGGTTCTGGGATGAGCCCGATCAGGCGCAGAGCGTGATTGGCGAGATGAATGCCGTGAAGTCGGTGGTGGACCAATTCGAGAAGCTCCAGCAGGATTATGACGATGCTGCCATGATGGCGGAGCTGGCCGATGAGGAAGGCGACGACGCACTGGCTGAAGAGACCGCCGGAACGATCCGCAGTATAAGTGCCCGAGTGGATGAGTTTGAGCTGCAGCTGCTGCTTAATCAGCCGTACGATAAACTGAACGCGATTCTGGAGCTGCATCCCGGTGCAGGCGGCACGGAGTCCCAGGACTGGGGCCAAATGCTGCTGCGCATGTACACACGCTGGGCGGAGAAGCGGGGCTTCAAGGTAGATGTGCTGGATTATCTGCCGGGCGATGAAGCAGGAATCAAGAGTGTAACTTTGTTAATTAAGGGTCACAATGTATATGGGTACCTCAAGGCAGAGAAGGGCGTGCACCGGCTGGTGCGCATTTCGCCTTTTGACTCCTCAGGCAGACGGCATACCTCCTTCGTATCCTGCGATGTGGTACCGGAGATTGCAGACGACGTCGAGGTGGATATCCGCACAGAGGATCTGAAGATTGATACGTACCGGGCCAGCGGCGCGGGCGGTCAGCACATCAATACTACGGACTCGGCGGTGCGGATTACGCATATACCAACCGGCGTGGTGGTCACCTGTCAGAATGAGCGTTCACAGATCAAGAACCGGGAGCAGGCGATGAAGATGCTGCGTTCCAAGCTCTACGAGCGCAAAATTCAGGAGCAGCAGGCACATCTGGACGAGATCCGCGGCGAACAATCCGATATTGCCTGGGGCAGCCAGATTCGTTCCTACGTATTCCATCCTTACAGCATGGTGAAGGATCACCGCACCTCTGTGGAGACAGGCAACGTTGGGGCGGTAATGGACGGGGATCTGGACGGCTTCATTGACGGGTATCTGCGGAGCCAGATCAAGACGGAAGCTGAATAA
- a CDS encoding flagellar protein FliT — MDELTNELERLTKNLLAHLYDATYEELEAFVEQRQKLVEAIGDEVENCQMTPAQKDVLRRILEHDPAIMARMNAHRLEAKDWLQKRNQAKIQRNAYETAYTPDSFLMDRKK, encoded by the coding sequence ATGGATGAGTTAACTAATGAACTTGAAAGGTTAACGAAAAATCTTTTGGCTCATCTGTATGACGCTACCTACGAAGAACTCGAAGCCTTCGTAGAACAACGCCAGAAGCTTGTCGAAGCTATTGGGGACGAAGTCGAGAATTGTCAGATGACACCTGCACAAAAAGATGTATTGCGTCGAATCCTGGAACATGACCCGGCCATCATGGCACGCATGAATGCCCATCGCCTCGAAGCCAAAGACTGGCTTCAAAAACGCAACCAAGCCAAAATCCAACGCAACGCCTACGAAACGGCCTACACCCCGGACAGCTTCCTGATGGACCGCAAAAAATAA
- the secA gene encoding preprotein translocase subunit SecA, whose amino-acid sequence MLGLVKKIFGDTNERDVKRLMKTVEVINGLEPDFVSLTDEELQAKTAEFRARVEKGETLEEILPEAFATVREASKRTLGMRHFDVQLVGGMALHEGRISEMKTGEGKTLVGTLPVYLNALLGKGVHVVTVNDYLAQRDSAQMGQIYNFLGMSVGVNLNGMDHNDKQAAYACDITYGTNNEFGFDYLRDNMVLYKEQMVQRPLYFCIIDEVDSILIDEARTPLIISGQAEKSTELYYAADRFVKKLTAEEDYTVDIKVKSVALTEKGVATAERAFGIENLYDHSHVTLNHHIVQALKANAIMRRDVDYVVNEDEVMIVDEFTGRLMQGRRYSDGLHQAIEAKEEIEVQNESMTLATITFQNYFRMYRKLGGMTGTAKTEEEEFKKIYGLEVLQVPTNKPNQRIDMPDVVYKSENGKFNAVVAEIVERHKKNQPVLVGTVSIENSERVSEMLKRKGVRHQVLNAKHHAAEAEIISYAGQPGTVTIATNMAGRGTDIVLGEGVTDVGGLHIIGTERHESRRIDNQLRGRAGRQGDPGSTQFYLSLGDELMKRFGADNVLNMMDRLGFEEDQPIESRMITKAVESAQKRVEGNNFDIRKVVLQYDDVMNQQREIIYKQRREILESDNIKDIVVEMIKPVIDRIVNAHCSDDIPENWELQEVADYVNSKLLEENELTRDDLWGKEVDEMFEFIFTRVLEKYAAREERLGSELVREFEKVIVLRSVDSKWMDHIDAMDQLRQGIHLRAYGGTDPLREYQFEGFEMFNAMTANIQEEVATYIMKAHIETNQERQSVVEEDKISTNAEPAEKRPVHVESTVGRNDPCPCGSGKKYKNCHGQA is encoded by the coding sequence ATGCTAGGACTTGTTAAGAAAATATTTGGCGACACTAATGAACGGGATGTCAAACGTCTCATGAAGACGGTCGAAGTAATTAATGGGCTTGAGCCGGATTTCGTATCGCTTACGGATGAAGAGCTGCAGGCGAAGACAGCGGAATTCCGCGCCCGTGTTGAGAAAGGTGAGACCCTGGAAGAGATTCTTCCTGAGGCCTTTGCTACCGTACGCGAAGCTTCCAAACGGACGCTGGGCATGCGGCATTTTGACGTTCAGCTGGTTGGGGGTATGGCGCTGCATGAAGGCCGGATCTCCGAGATGAAGACCGGGGAAGGCAAGACTCTGGTTGGAACGCTGCCGGTGTATTTGAATGCACTGCTGGGTAAAGGCGTGCATGTCGTCACCGTAAATGATTATCTGGCTCAGCGCGACAGTGCGCAAATGGGACAAATCTATAACTTTCTGGGCATGAGCGTTGGGGTGAACCTGAACGGCATGGACCATAATGATAAACAAGCGGCATATGCCTGCGATATTACGTACGGAACCAACAATGAATTCGGGTTCGACTATCTGCGCGACAACATGGTGCTCTATAAGGAACAGATGGTACAGCGCCCGCTCTACTTCTGTATTATTGACGAAGTCGATTCCATCCTTATTGATGAAGCGCGTACCCCTCTGATCATCTCCGGCCAGGCTGAGAAATCGACAGAGCTGTATTATGCAGCAGACCGTTTCGTGAAGAAGCTGACTGCCGAAGAGGATTACACCGTGGATATCAAGGTGAAGTCTGTTGCGCTTACGGAGAAGGGCGTGGCTACGGCTGAGCGTGCTTTTGGGATCGAGAATCTGTATGACCATAGCCATGTTACCTTGAATCATCACATTGTACAGGCTCTGAAGGCGAACGCGATTATGCGCCGGGATGTCGATTATGTCGTTAACGAAGACGAGGTTATGATCGTCGATGAGTTCACAGGCCGTCTGATGCAGGGCCGCCGTTACAGTGACGGGCTGCACCAGGCGATTGAAGCCAAGGAAGAGATTGAAGTTCAGAATGAGAGCATGACGCTGGCTACGATCACCTTCCAGAACTACTTCCGCATGTACCGCAAGCTGGGCGGGATGACGGGTACAGCGAAGACGGAGGAAGAGGAGTTCAAGAAGATCTATGGTCTTGAGGTTCTTCAGGTTCCAACGAATAAGCCGAATCAACGGATCGACATGCCTGATGTGGTCTACAAAAGTGAAAACGGCAAGTTCAACGCTGTAGTCGCTGAAATTGTGGAACGCCACAAGAAGAATCAGCCGGTGCTGGTAGGTACGGTATCGATTGAGAACTCCGAACGCGTATCGGAAATGCTGAAACGTAAGGGTGTCAGACACCAGGTACTGAATGCGAAGCACCATGCGGCCGAAGCCGAAATTATCTCTTATGCCGGTCAGCCGGGAACCGTAACGATTGCCACGAACATGGCTGGACGCGGTACGGATATCGTGCTGGGCGAAGGGGTAACCGATGTTGGCGGTCTGCATATTATTGGTACAGAACGCCATGAATCGCGCCGGATTGATAACCAGCTTCGCGGCCGTGCCGGACGCCAGGGCGACCCGGGTTCGACACAGTTCTATCTGTCCCTCGGTGATGAGCTGATGAAGCGGTTCGGTGCGGACAACGTGCTGAACATGATGGATCGCCTTGGATTCGAGGAAGATCAGCCGATCGAGAGCCGTATGATTACCAAGGCTGTTGAATCTGCCCAGAAGCGGGTAGAAGGTAATAACTTTGACATCCGCAAAGTCGTATTGCAATACGATGACGTCATGAATCAGCAGCGTGAGATTATCTACAAGCAGCGCCGCGAAATTCTGGAGTCTGACAATATCAAAGACATCGTAGTGGAAATGATCAAGCCGGTCATCGACCGCATCGTGAATGCCCACTGCAGTGACGATATCCCGGAGAACTGGGAGCTGCAAGAGGTTGCAGATTATGTAAATAGCAAGCTTCTGGAAGAAAATGAGCTGACCCGCGATGATCTGTGGGGAAAAGAAGTGGATGAAATGTTCGAATTCATCTTCACCCGTGTACTTGAGAAGTATGCTGCACGTGAAGAGCGTCTTGGCTCCGAGCTGGTACGTGAATTCGAGAAGGTTATTGTGCTTCGCTCCGTAGACAGCAAGTGGATGGATCATATCGACGCCATGGATCAGCTTCGTCAGGGGATTCACCTCCGTGCTTACGGCGGTACCGATCCGCTGCGCGAATATCAATTCGAGGGCTTCGAGATGTTCAACGCTATGACCGCGAACATTCAGGAAGAAGTAGCGACCTATATTATGAAGGCGCACATCGAGACGAATCAGGAGCGGCAATCGGTAGTGGAGGAAGACAAGATCTCCACCAACGCAGAGCCTGCTGAGAAGCGTCCGGTGCATGTGGAATCCACTGTGGGCCGTAACGATCCTTGCCCATGCGGCAGCGGCAAGAAGTATAAGAACTGCCACGGCCAGGCGTAA
- the hpf gene encoding ribosome hibernation-promoting factor, HPF/YfiA family, with the protein MKFSIRGQQIEVTDALRDYVDKKLSRLEKYFEAPPTSEGYVTLGVVRGLHTVEVTIPLAGVTLRAEDRSDDMYASIDAVVDKLERQIRKHKTKLNRKFRQEGSLKTLFVEGSGSAVAVEEQEQDYDDLEVVRNKRFTLKPMDVEEAILQMNMIGHTFFVFSNIDTSEVSVVYKRDDGKYGLIEQN; encoded by the coding sequence ATGAAATTCAGCATTCGAGGTCAACAAATTGAAGTGACCGACGCTTTGAGAGACTATGTTGATAAGAAGCTCAGCAGACTTGAGAAGTATTTCGAAGCACCCCCTACCTCTGAAGGATATGTGACGCTTGGCGTCGTTCGCGGCCTTCATACGGTGGAAGTGACAATTCCTCTAGCTGGTGTGACGCTTCGTGCGGAAGACCGCAGCGATGATATGTATGCATCCATCGATGCCGTAGTGGACAAGCTGGAACGTCAGATCCGCAAGCACAAGACTAAGCTTAATCGCAAGTTCCGTCAGGAAGGCAGCCTGAAGACCTTGTTCGTTGAAGGTTCGGGTAGCGCCGTAGCTGTTGAAGAGCAGGAACAGGATTATGATGATCTTGAGGTTGTGCGGAACAAACGGTTCACCTTGAAGCCTATGGATGTGGAAGAAGCGATTCTGCAAATGAACATGATTGGACATACGTTCTTCGTGTTCTCCAACATTGACACTTCCGAAGTTAGCGTAGTATACAAACGCGATGACGGGAAGTACGGTCTGATCGAGCAGAACTAA
- the argC gene encoding N-acetyl-gamma-glutamyl-phosphate reductase — protein MTVTGKLRAAIVGSTGYGGVELIRLLQGHPDIEITSVISSSSAGAPIEEGFPHLTGVVQRKLDGVDAAEIASRADVVFTATPSGVSAKLVPGLLEAGLKVVDLSGDFRLKDGAEYEQWYKHPAPPEAYLEQAVYGLCEVYGERAAGVDFISNPGCYPTATLLGLIPALAAGWIKPDSIIIDAKSGVSGAGRGTSLMVHFAEINENFKAYKINKHQHIPEIEQVLTDIAGEKVTVTFTTHLVPMTRGIMTTMYAGLIGEHSEQELVDLYRNYYAGRPYVRVREPGVVPATKEVSGSNYCDIGFATDARTGRVTIVSVIDNIVKGAAGQAIQNLNLMMGWEETRGLGYTPVYP, from the coding sequence ATGACTGTGACAGGCAAGCTGAGAGCGGCAATTGTCGGATCAACGGGATATGGGGGCGTGGAGCTGATCAGGCTGCTGCAGGGCCACCCTGATATAGAGATTACTTCAGTGATTTCCTCTTCGAGTGCGGGGGCGCCGATTGAGGAGGGTTTTCCGCATCTCACGGGAGTGGTGCAGCGCAAGCTGGACGGTGTAGATGCAGCAGAGATTGCAAGCAGAGCAGATGTTGTATTTACTGCTACCCCGTCGGGAGTGAGCGCGAAGCTGGTGCCCGGGCTGCTTGAGGCGGGACTCAAGGTCGTGGATCTGTCCGGGGACTTCCGGCTGAAGGATGGCGCAGAGTATGAGCAGTGGTATAAGCACCCGGCACCTCCGGAGGCTTACCTGGAGCAGGCGGTATACGGGCTATGTGAGGTGTACGGCGAACGTGCGGCTGGAGTGGACTTCATCTCGAATCCGGGATGTTACCCGACAGCGACGCTGCTGGGGCTGATTCCGGCGCTTGCGGCAGGCTGGATCAAGCCGGACAGCATCATTATTGATGCGAAATCCGGGGTGTCCGGGGCAGGGCGGGGAACGAGCCTGATGGTGCATTTTGCCGAGATCAATGAGAACTTCAAAGCCTACAAAATCAACAAGCATCAGCACATCCCTGAAATTGAACAGGTGCTGACCGATATTGCCGGGGAGAAAGTTACAGTAACCTTCACTACCCATCTGGTGCCGATGACCCGGGGGATTATGACTACGATGTATGCCGGACTGATTGGTGAACATAGTGAGCAGGAACTCGTAGATTTATATCGTAACTATTATGCAGGCAGGCCGTATGTGCGGGTGCGTGAGCCCGGCGTGGTTCCGGCGACGAAGGAAGTCAGCGGATCGAATTACTGCGATATCGGCTTCGCCACAGATGCACGCACGGGACGGGTTACCATTGTGTCGGTCATCGACAATATCGTTAAGGGCGCCGCAGGGCAAGCGATTCAGAACCTCAATTTGATGATGGGATGGGAGGAAACCCGCGGGCTGGGTTACACACCAGTGTATCCATAA